A window from Pseudomonas sp. Tri1 encodes these proteins:
- the gcvH gene encoding glycine cleavage system protein GcvH produces the protein MSFIPTDLHFAESHEWARLEADGTVTVGISDHAQEALGDVVFVELTEVGKVFAAGDQAGVVESVKAASDIYAPIAGEVIAINEELSGSPELLNSDPYGAWIFKLKPSDKAELDKLLDAAGYKTAIGE, from the coding sequence ATGAGTTTTATCCCTACCGATTTGCATTTTGCCGAAAGCCACGAGTGGGCGCGCCTGGAAGCTGACGGTACCGTCACCGTGGGCATCAGCGATCACGCACAGGAAGCTTTGGGCGATGTGGTGTTTGTCGAGCTGACTGAGGTCGGTAAGGTTTTTGCCGCAGGCGACCAGGCCGGCGTGGTGGAGTCGGTCAAAGCCGCTTCCGATATCTACGCCCCGATTGCCGGTGAAGTGATCGCGATCAACGAAGAACTGAGCGGTTCGCCGGAGCTGTTGAACTCTGATCCGTATGGCGCCTGGATCTTCAAGCTCAAGCCAAGCGACAAGGCCGAGCTGGACAAGCTGCTTGACGCAGCAGGCTACAAGACTGCTATCGGCGAGTAA